The following are encoded in a window of Leptodactylus fuscus isolate aLepFus1 chromosome 9, aLepFus1.hap2, whole genome shotgun sequence genomic DNA:
- the UBE2U gene encoding ubiquitin-conjugating enzyme E2 U, producing the protein MHSRSYLLLEREYQELQEAGLYGISVTPISDNLLKWIAQVRGLKDSLWEGAVLQLTLTYPKEYNHHPPSVRFNTIPFHPNVEQTSGKPCIDFLDDPAGWSRSFTMTYILLVIQAMLSNPVLENSVNPEAAKMVANNSSLYREIVLNCVKASRQIEDGSVQESLVIRQTPALAPNPAPRKVKSVSFENYHKTWSEIGTSKTDREEKLKKYREQESRLFTKDMEDLRNGKKTYDVIIHGLLPRMRLEEEPHECALCRLSETANHLQKRHRGDSVMATYDAFARDGDPQEDEVEDLVAWTNTLSTEQLED; encoded by the exons ATGCATTCAAGAAGCTACCTATTACTAGAGAGGGAATATCAGGAGCTGCAGGAAGCTGGGCTGTAT GGGATCAGTGTGACGCCGATATCTGACAACTTGCTCAAATGGATAGCTCAGGTGCGGGGGCTGAAGGACTCGCTGTGGGAAG GGGCCGTTCTGCAACTCACCCTGACGTACCCCAAGGAGTATAACCACCATCCTCCAAGTGTCAGGTTCAATACCATCCCGTTCCATCCAAATG TGGAACAGACCTCTGGTAAACCCTGCATTGATTTTTTGGATGACCCTGCAGGATGGAGTCGGTCCTTCACCATGACGTACATCTTACTAGTGATCCAG GCAATGCTTTCCAATCCAGTCCTGGAGAATTCAGTAAACCCAGAAGCAGCCAAGATGGTGGCCAATAATTCATCTCTATACAGGGAGATTGTTCTGAACTGTGTGAAGGCGAGCCGGCAGATTGAGG ATGGATCAGTACAAGAAAGCCTTGTGATAAGACAGACCCCAGCCCTGGCCCCCAACCCTGCGCCCAG AAAGGTAAAATCTGTCTCTTTTGAGAATTATCACAAGACATGGAGTGAAATTGGCACCTCAAAGACCGACCGGGAAGAAAAGCTGAAAA AATACAGAGAACAAGAATCAAGATTATTCACTAAAGACATGGAAGATCTGAGGAATGGAAAAAAAAC ATATGACGTTATTATTCATGGACTTCTGCCGCGTATGAGATTAGAGGAGGAGCCTCATGAGTGTGCTCTGTGCAGGTTGTCAG AAACAGCAAATCATCTCCAGAAGAGACATCGTGGAGACAGTGTGATGGCGACATACGATGCATTTGCCCGGGATGGAGACCCACAGGAGGACGAGGTGGAGGATTTGGTGGCCTGGACGAATACCCTCAGCACCGAACAACTGGAAGACTGA